In Cutaneotrichosporon cavernicola HIS019 DNA, chromosome: 1, one DNA window encodes the following:
- a CDS encoding uncharacterized protein (Transcription factor), giving the protein MDGFGLPMSFGKKPKRGGGAPTVNQQRVAETKRAAPPQRETLRPARTEPEPGPAAPEDDKDDDDVGPQPPKRKAESDEDSDDELEPEEDRTPVTHEIVLKDHTKLVSALAVDPPGARLATGSHDYDCKLWDFGGMDSRLRPFKSFEPNGTYFVHDLSYSPDGKHLLVVSGTFYPKVFGRDGEDAKEFMKGDVYIRDMKVTKGHIAEINAGKWHPSDNTVFLTCANDSTLRLWDVRDTSKQKHVVVVRSKARGNKTRVTSCCWSPDGKTIAAGCHDGAVHVWSTRSNYARPDKSNEKAHEKETEITCVAFSPDSGKLASRSQDGTIKLWDVKNLRQPLAVANGIDNKYSETEVAWSPDGRTVLAGTTIDPRDPEAVGEILFLSADDLSIQRRVPIAKASVVRVQWHSRINQLFASCSNGEVYVLYSPNASIHGALLPLAKMPRAKPRDVSYTTADLTPVVFAPDEHGQISADQRHGMSLHQMEKRAKRFKPTEPLSGVGKGGRIGASATAGFVQEIFAGRVGLEDPREALLKYATKEEQDRIKYLAKSPPPGRDD; this is encoded by the exons ATGGACGGGTTTGGCCTCCCAATGAGCTTCGGTAAGAAGCCAAagcgcggcggtggtgcaCCAACCGTCAACCAGCAGCGCGTGGCCGAGACGAAGAGG gCAGCGCCTCCTCAACGCGAGACTCTGCGCCCAGCTCGGACTGAGCCGGAACCTGGACCCGCAGCACCAGAAGATGATAAAGATGATGACGATGTCGGTCCTCAGCCGCCAAAACGGAAGGCCGagtcggacgaggacagcgacgacgagctcgaacCAGAGGAGGACCGGACACCTGTGACTCACGAGATTGTGCTCAAGGACCATACCAAGCTggtctcggccttggcggtTGACCCACCCGGTGCGCGCCTTGCGACAGGCAGCCACGACTACGACTGCAAGCTGTGGGACTTTGGAGGCATGGACTCGCGCCTGCGCCCGTTCAAGAGCTTTGAGCCGAACGGGACGTACTTTGTGCACGACCTCTCCTACTCGCCTGACGGCAAGCATTTGCTCGTCGTGAGCGGAACATTTTATCCGAAAGTATTCGggcgcgatggcgaggacgccaaggagtTCATGAAGGGCGACGTTTACATCCGCGACATGAAGGTGACAAAAGGCCACATTGCTGAGATCAACGCGGGCAAGTGGCACCCCTCGGACAACACAGTGTTTCTGACGTGCGCGAACGACAGCACGTTGCGTCTGTGGGATGTGCGGGACACGAGCAAGCAGAAGCACGTCGTGGTCGTACGATCCAAGGCGCGGGGGAATAAGACGCGCGTCacgagctgctgctggagCCCGGACGGGAAGACGATCGCAGCTGGATGTCATGATGGTGCAGTGCATGTTTGGAGCACGAGATCAAACTATGCGCGGCCGGATAAGAGCAATGAGAAGGCGCacgagaaggagacggaGATTACGTGCGTTGCATTCTCGCCCGACTCTGGGAAACTCGCTAGCCGCAGCCAGGACGGGACAATCAAGC TGTGGGACGTGAAGAATCTGCGGCAACCGCTAGCGGTCGCAAACGGGATCGACAACAAGTACTCGGAGACGGAGGTCGCGTGGTCACCCGACGGCCGCACTGTGCTGGCCGGAACGACCATTGACCCGCGAGACCccgaggcggtgggcgAGATTCTGTTTCTCTCAGCCGACGACCTGTCGATCCAGCGTCGTGTGCCGATTGCCAAGGCCAGCGTTGTGCGGGTGCAATGGCATTCGCGCATCAACCAGCTCTTTGCGTCGTGCTCCAACGGCGAAGTATACGTCCTCTACTCGCCCAACGCCAGTATTCACGgggccctcctcccgctcgccAAGATGCCCCGGGCGAAACCGCGCGACGTGAGCTACACGACGGCAGACCTCACGCCGGTCGTGTTCGCGCCAGACGAGCACGGCCAGATCTCGGCCGACCAGCGACACGGAATGAGCCTACACCAGATGGAGAAGCGGGCGAAGCGGTTCAAGCCCACCGAGCCTCTGTCAGGTGTCGGCAAGGGCGGGCGCATTGGCGCGAGTGCCACCGCTGGCTTTGTGCAGGAGATCTTTGCGGGTCGCGTCGGTCTCGAGGATCCCCGCGAGGCCCTGCTCAAGTACGCCACCAAGGAGGAACAGGACCGTATCAAGTATCTCGCCAAGTCGCCACCGCCGGGGCGCGACGACTAG